The Desulfurellaceae bacterium genome contains the following window.
GTCACCAGACTGGCCTTGTCAGACATGATCCGAAAATCGCAGGCCAGGGCCAAGCCCAGTCCTCCGCCTGCGGCCACACCGTTCAGGGCGGCAATCACCGGCTTCTGAATCTCACGGACCAGGCTGATTGCCGCGTGCAGCATGGGCATCATCTTCTCGAAGCTGGGGCCGATCGTGTGGGTTTTCAGCTCGCTGACAAAAAACTTGATGTCCCCGCCACCGCTGAAGGCCCGGCCGTTGCCGGTCAGGATGGCCGCCCGGACGTCGCTATCATCGGCGCACTCCTGGAGGCGTTGACGCAAGCCGACCGACAGCTCGGTGTTCATGACGTTGAACTGGTCGGGGCGGTTGAGGGTAATCGTGGCCACCTGGCCTTGGCGTTCCAACAGGACGGCGTCTCCCATCGTGTTCTCCTTTTGCGCGTCGGCGTCCCGCTTGACTGGCCGGACAGGATCACCGAACATGTTCTGGCTCTGATCCCATATAGAATTCTGGTTGCTAGCGAAAGAGAGGAGCCGCGTATGCCGGTCAAACAAACCACCCCGCCTCAAGCCTACCAGACGCTCAGCAGTGATCCGTCGGTCATCTATCTGGACGTGCGGACCGATGAGGAATTTACCGCCGGCCATCCCGAGGGCGCGATCAATATTCCGGTCATCTTTTTTGATATGGCGACCCGCCAGCCGAGTCCGAACCCGCATTTTCAGGCGGTTGTCGAGGCCAATATCGCCAAAGGGGTGACGGTCATTGTCGGCTGTCAGGCCGGCGGACGTTCCCAGCGCGCTGCCGAGATCATGCAGCAGGCTGGCTACAGCGATGTGACCAATATGCAGGGTGGATTCGGGGGTGGGCAGACCCCGACCGGGCAGGTGATAGCGGGCTGGCGCGACGTTGGGCTGCCGATCAGTGCCGATAACGGCGACGGGGTCAGTTATGCCTCGCTGGCCGCCAAAGCCGGACTGGCGTCGTAAAGCTAAACCCGGCCCGTGCGTCTTTTACGTCCTTACTTGAAAGAGACCTCTTGACGCTGTCCCCGGGCTTTGTTGGTGATGACCAATTTGTCCTGGTCTGTGGCCTGTAACTGGGCGTTCGCGTTCAACAGCTCAATGCCGTGCACCGTCCCATCCGGGGCGAGGTCGATATTTAACTCGTCGCTGATGTGCAGCGTCTCGACCTGGGCGGTCCTCTCGTGCAGCTGTTAGGTACGCGATGTTGTAGCGTGGGTCATAGGTCAGTTTCATACCGTCCTTTGCTCCGCTACTCGGCCAGACAGTCCTTGATCGCCCGGTCAATAAAATCGGTGTCAACCGGGTTGATCCCAGCCCCGCAGAAGTGACCCCAGATGGACGGCACGGTTTTGAGGATGGCGTTCGGCATGCACTCCACCTCTGCCGCGCTGTCCTCGGGCGGAAAATACAAGTCGGTCTGGCCCGGCATGACGACCGCCCGGGCGGTGATTGAAGCCAGCGCCTGTTTATGATCGCCGCCGAAGCCGGGCGTCTCCCCGACATTGTGTGTCTGCCAGGTCTTGGCCTGAGATAACAAATCGTTGGCGTCGCACTGCAAAAAGAAGGTCTCCCAGAAGCGGACCAGAAAATCCTCGACGCTGGGATGTCCGATCTGTCTATTCAACTCCTGGCGATACCAGGCCTGGGAGAAGCCCCAGCCGGCGTACACCCGGGCCATGGCGCGCAGCCCGCGATCCGGCGCGGTGTCATATTCGCCGCCGTTCCAGGCCGCGTCGGCCTTGAGGGCCGAGGTGAAGCCCTCGATAAAAACGTGGGTATGGGGCGTGGTCCGTGCCGCGCCGCACAGCGGCACAATCCGTTCCACCATGTCCGGGTGGCTCACCGCCCACTGGAAGGTCTGCTGGGCGCCCATTGAGAAGCCGGCGACCAGGGCCAGCTTTTCGATACCCAGCTGGTCGCGGACCAGCCGGTATTGGGCGGCGACGTTGTCCCGGATGCTGATGGCCGGAAAGTGCGGGCCGTTCAGCGGCGCGGGCATGGTGCTGGGCGACGAGGACAGCCCGTTGGCGAACATATTGACCGTAATAATGCAGTAGCGGGTCGGGTCCAGACAGCGATCCGGCTGGATGAGAAACTCGTAGCCGGTGTGGTTGCCGCTGTACCAGGACGGGACCAGGATGGCGTTGCTCTTCTGGGCGTTCAGCTCGCCGTAGGTCTTGTAGGCCAGCTTGGCATCGGGCAGGATCCGACCGCACTCCAAGCGAAAATGTCCGAGTGAAAAGAGATTATAGTCCGGCATGTTTGCCTCCTACGAACTGTTCTTGGTTGTGCGGCTCGCCGCCAACGAATGTATTGTCCTGGACCTTGCTTCACCGTATTTTCTGACGTACCCGTCTCAGCCTGCCGAAGGACTAATCCGTAGCGATATCCATCCAGCAATGCTGTCAGTTCAAACCAGAGACATGTTGTATTCTGCGAGAGGAAAACTGATTCTCTTCTTGATGTGGTTCCGATGCCTCGCGATTGCTTCCAGACGTTTATAGACGGGTGCGTCGAAGTATTGTTCATGGCACCGAGTGCACATCCAGGCTGGAGCATTGTCCACATAGGTCGTTCGGCCTTTGAAGTGAAACCTGGCTCGGACGAGTCCATACTCCACTTTTCCGTCGCAGAATTCACACGGGTCTCGGTCTGTCACGATTGTTCCTCTGCATATCCTAAGGCCCGCAAGTACGCCTCGACCGCCGCCCGCAGCCCCATGTCCAGGGCGTCACAAATCAGGGCATGGCCGATCGACACTTCGAGCAGGCCGGGTATATGTCGCGCAAAATACGGCAGATTATTCAGATCCAGATCGTGCCCGGCGTTCAGCCCCAGCCGGGCCGCCCGGGCCGTCAGGGCGGCCTGACGGTAGGGAGCAAAGACGCGGTCGCGTTGCGGAGTCCCGAACAGCCGGGCGTAGCCTTCGGTGTACAGCTCAATCCGGTCCGCGCCGAGGTCTTTGGCCCGTTGGACCTGCTCGGTATCGGGGTCGAGAAACAGGCTGGTCCGAATGCCCTCCTCGGTCAGCCGTTTCAGAATAGCGCCCAACCAGCGTGTGTCGCCGTGCAGCTTCCAGCCCTGGTCCGAGGTCAAGACCTCGGGATCGTCCGGCACCAGGGTACACTGGGTCGGCCGCACCGCAGTCACCAGTTTCAGCAACTCGGGCGACGGGTAGCCCTCGATATTGAACTCGACCGTCTGTCCGGCCAGCAGCGCCCGCAGGTCGTGCACGTCCTGGTACCGGATATGACGACCGTCCGGGCGCGGATGCACGGTGATGCCGTGACAGCCGGCCTCGATACACGTTTGGGCGGTCTGGACGACGTTTGGGCGGTCGCCGCCCCGGGCGTTCCGCAGGGTGGCGATTTTATTGACGTTGACGCTGAGTTTGACCATGGTCCGAATCTGACTGCGTCTGCCCTCTCAGGCCGCTTCAGCGACGGCTTGTGGGAGGACCGTGTGTCTCAAGAGGGAAGGTGTCGTCCTTCGGCATGTTGACTGGTGACACGTTTCTTCTTCGGTGTATTATGTCTTTCTGCCCCAAGATGCAAAGGGGAAGGATAGCAGCATGGACTCATATCTCCACGAAGTAACGCGGCGGCTGGTGGCCTGGAACACGGTCAGCAGCAACTCCAACGCTCCAGCCATGGAGTATCTGGGCGAACAGCTTGAGGGGCACGGTTTTCGGGTGTCGCTGCAACGGACCGAGGTGGCCGGCGCCCAAAAAGTCAACCTGCTGGCGTGCGCCGGGCCGCCCGAACCGGACGGGTTGATTATTTCCGGCCACGTGGACACGGTGCCCTTTGAGAACCAGCCGGGCTGGACCCGTGACCCGCTGCGGCTCGAGATTGAAGACGAGCAGGTGTACGGCCGGGGTGCCTCGGACATGAAGGCGTTCATCGCCCAGTGCGTGGACGCCGCAGCCCGGCTCGATCTGAGCAGGCTGGCCCGCCCGCTGGTGTTTGCGTTCACGGCCGACGAGGAGGTCGGCATGCTCGGCGCCGAGCGGCTGCTGCCGGACTTGCCGACAGCCCTGGGCGAGCTGCCCCAGCCCCGCCTGGCCTGGATCGGTGAGCCGACCTCGGGGCAGGTTTTTCACACCCACAAAGGCATCGGCCTGGTGACGATCACAGTCCACGGCAAAGGCGGCCACAGCAGCGTCCCGGAAAAAGGAGCCAACGCCATCGCGGTGGCCGGCCGGGTCATCGAGGCAATCGGCCGCTACCAGGCCGAGCTGCGGTCCCAGCCCTCGGCCGAGTTTGCCGGCCTGTTTCCCGAGGCGCCCTACACCAGTTTCAATTTCGGGCTGATTCGGGGCGGC
Protein-coding sequences here:
- a CDS encoding enoyl-CoA hydratase/isomerase family protein — protein: MAGGKFLIGPHVQIDDRRITAERLVGLRRGGLFDRHTRLLSFASNQNSIWDQSQNMFGDPVRPVKRDADAQKENTMGDAVLLERQGQVATITLNRPDQFNVMNTELSVGLRQRLQECADDSDVRAAILTGNGRAFSGGGDIKFFVSELKTHTIGPSFEKMMPMLHAAISLVREIQKPVIAALNGVAAGGGLGLALACDFRIMSDKASLVTAFLGIGASPDSSSTFFLPRFVGMGQATELFMRNTPVSAQEALDLGLATAVVPPEKVLEEAKRLADELAQGXXQSFGSSFQEQLHSEARSITISAQSPDFAEGVTAFVEKRKPSFKGR
- a CDS encoding alpha/beta fold hydrolase — its product is MPDYNLFSLGHFRLECGRILPDAKLAYKTYGELNAQKSNAILVPSWYSGNHTGYEFLIQPDRCLDPTRYCIITVNMFANGLSSSPSTMPAPLNGPHFPAISIRDNVAAQYRLVRDQLGIEKLALVAGFSMGAQQTFQWAVSHPDMVERIVPLCGAARTTPHTHVFIEGFTSALKADAAWNGGEYDTAPDRGLRAMARVYAGWGFSQAWYRQELNRQIGHPSVEDFLVRFWETFFLQCDANDLLSQAKTWQTHNVGETPGFGGDHKQALASITARAVVMPGQTDLYFPPEDSAAEVECMPNAILKTVPSIWGHFCGAGINPVDTDFIDRAIKDCLAE
- a CDS encoding M20 family metallopeptidase, with amino-acid sequence MDSYLHEVTRRLVAWNTVSSNSNAPAMEYLGEQLEGHGFRVSLQRTEVAGAQKVNLLACAGPPEPDGLIISGHVDTVPFENQPGWTRDPLRLEIEDEQVYGRGASDMKAFIAQCVDAAARLDLSRLARPLVFAFTADEEVGMLGAERLLPDLPTALGELPQPRLAWIGEPTSGQVFHTHKGIGLVTITVHGKGGHSSVPEKGANAIAVAGRVIEAIGRYQAELRSQPSAEFAGLFPEAPYTSFNFGLIRGGTAGNMIAEQCSLLLSYRPLPRTDPSAIYEEIVRRAQAVDTRDYGSALRPTVEVGEPFIAPPLLSPRHTPLERVLFAEFKAATSGGAPFGTDGCQFARAGIDSLICGPGDLDQAHQPNESIRREAFEHGPDHIVSVIHKMCVD
- a CDS encoding YgiT-type zinc finger protein is translated as MTDRDPCEFCDGKVEYGLVRARFHFKGRTTYVDNAPAWMCTRCHEQYFDAPVYKRLEAIARHRNHIKKRISFPLAEYNMSLV
- a CDS encoding rhodanese-like domain-containing protein is translated as MPVKQTTPPQAYQTLSSDPSVIYLDVRTDEEFTAGHPEGAINIPVIFFDMATRQPSPNPHFQAVVEANIAKGVTVIVGCQAGGRSQRAAEIMQQAGYSDVTNMQGGFGGGQTPTGQVIAGWRDVGLPISADNGDGVSYASLAAKAGLAS
- a CDS encoding pyridoxine 5'-phosphate synthase, producing MVKLSVNVNKIATLRNARGGDRPNVVQTAQTCIEAGCHGITVHPRPDGRHIRYQDVHDLRALLAGQTVEFNIEGYPSPELLKLVTAVRPTQCTLVPDDPEVLTSDQGWKLHGDTRWLGAILKRLTEEGIRTSLFLDPDTEQVQRAKDLGADRIELYTEGYARLFGTPQRDRVFAPYRQAALTARAARLGLNAGHDLDLNNLPYFARHIPGLLEVSIGHALICDALDMGLRAAVEAYLRALGYAEEQS